From the Leptolyngbya sp. O-77 genome, one window contains:
- a CDS encoding sirohydrochlorin chelatase: MTLSVDPVSSNSAASAISKTAEASAYPLMYPLEPEQRAIALGNSPQLDLPPLPMQRPVLLVGHGSRDADGRQGLLDFAAAYQALDTSRPVVPCFLELTEPSIQQGVDECVARGYTDLSVLPVLLFAARHNKFDVTNELDRARQRYPQVTFHYGRHFGITPGILDLWRSRLAELDQPQWNPQGIAREDTVLLFVGRGASDPDANGDVYKMARILWEGSGYRTVETCFIGITHPRLEEGFRRARLYQPRRIIVLPYFLFTGVLVKKIATITAQQQSQFPDISMVCLPEMGLHRTLFSVLRDREIETQLGQVQMNCEMCKFRLVAVGNGAVHGHDHAHTHGHDHGHAHAHGHDHGHAHAHGHDHGHNHGHAHEHTQNHAQNHAQNHPHRHSHPQDHTHDHEPSHAHGHPHSHTHGHHHGEMIDPYAEPSQYHEKIWQVP, translated from the coding sequence ATGACTCTATCAGTTGACCCTGTTTCTTCAAATTCCGCAGCATCAGCTATTTCTAAGACGGCTGAGGCATCGGCATATCCGCTGATGTATCCGCTAGAGCCGGAGCAGCGGGCGATCGCCCTCGGCAATTCGCCCCAACTTGATCTTCCTCCGCTACCGATGCAGCGCCCAGTGCTGCTGGTCGGCCACGGCAGCCGCGATGCGGACGGTCGCCAGGGCTTGCTAGATTTTGCGGCGGCGTATCAGGCACTGGATACCTCACGTCCGGTAGTGCCGTGTTTTTTGGAACTGACGGAGCCATCGATTCAGCAGGGCGTAGACGAGTGCGTTGCTAGGGGCTATACCGACTTGTCAGTGCTGCCCGTGCTGCTGTTTGCGGCGCGGCACAACAAGTTTGATGTTACTAATGAACTGGATCGCGCCCGCCAGCGCTATCCCCAGGTCACGTTTCACTATGGGCGGCATTTTGGCATTACGCCAGGAATTTTGGATTTGTGGCGATCGCGCCTTGCAGAACTCGACCAGCCGCAGTGGAATCCCCAGGGCATTGCGCGGGAAGACACGGTGCTGCTGTTTGTGGGGCGCGGGGCCAGCGATCCCGATGCCAACGGCGATGTCTATAAAATGGCGCGAATTCTCTGGGAAGGCAGCGGCTATCGCACCGTCGAAACCTGCTTTATCGGCATCACCCATCCCCGGCTAGAAGAGGGCTTCCGTCGCGCCCGCCTGTATCAGCCCAGGCGGATTATCGTGCTGCCCTACTTTTTGTTTACGGGCGTGCTGGTTAAGAAAATTGCCACGATCACAGCCCAACAGCAGTCCCAGTTTCCCGACATTTCAATGGTCTGCCTGCCAGAGATGGGGCTGCACAGGACGCTGTTTTCTGTATTGCGCGATCGCGAAATCGAAACGCAGCTTGGGCAGGTGCAGATGAATTGCGAAATGTGCAAGTTTCGTCTGGTGGCTGTGGGCAATGGCGCAGTCCACGGGCATGACCACGCACACACACACGGGCACGATCATGGACATGCACACGCACACGGGCACGATCATGGACATGCACACGCACACGGGCACGATCATGGGCACAATCACGGACACGCGCATGAACATACCCAAAATCATGCTCAAAATCATGCTCAAAATCATCCACATAGACACAGCCATCCGCAGGATCACACGCATGACCATGAACCCAGCCACGCCCACGGGCATCCCCACAGCCATACGCATGGGCATCATCATGGCGAAATGATTGATCCCTATGCGGAACCGAGCCAGTATCATGAAAAAATCTGGCAAGTTCCCTGA
- a CDS encoding DUF3611 family protein — protein sequence MPESYSDRPISSRSSRPSQSSRIESSHSLPPAVQRVALAFRRTGWISFWAQLVPGVISAGSLVFASFGLAAGATTATPGVPSPTSTETGTGAFFSTLGLLALAASVFWAFRYARLGRRLQTADTRVRPKRGEAFQLLRVGLMINLAGMLLTFLGAQAIIGSLVIKASAQGFAIFSGSAARFVNPLDMLLVLATTNINMAHFIGIVASLWLLRVMSRS from the coding sequence ATGCCAGAAAGCTATAGCGATCGCCCCATCTCCAGCCGCTCCAGCCGACCCAGCCAGTCTAGCCGCATCGAGTCTTCCCACAGCTTGCCGCCTGCGGTGCAGCGAGTGGCGCTGGCGTTTCGGCGCACGGGTTGGATCAGCTTCTGGGCACAGCTTGTCCCAGGGGTAATCTCGGCTGGGTCGCTGGTTTTTGCGAGTTTCGGGCTGGCTGCTGGGGCCACCACAGCAACCCCCGGCGTGCCCTCGCCCACCTCGACCGAAACAGGCACGGGTGCATTTTTCTCGACGCTGGGACTGCTTGCCCTAGCCGCCAGCGTCTTCTGGGCCTTTCGCTATGCCCGACTCGGCCGCCGCCTCCAGACCGCCGATACGCGGGTGCGTCCCAAGCGCGGCGAGGCCTTTCAGCTTTTGCGCGTGGGGCTGATGATCAATCTAGCAGGAATGCTGCTCACGTTTCTGGGCGCACAGGCCATTATCGGGTCGCTGGTGATCAAGGCATCGGCCCAGGGGTTTGCCATTTTTTCGGGCAGCGCCGCCCGCTTTGTGAATCCGCTGGATATGCTGCTGGTGCTGGCAACGACCAACATCAACATGGCGCACTTTATCGGCATTGTCGCCTCGCTCTGGCTGCTGCGCGTGATGAGCCGCAGCTAG
- a CDS encoding alpha/beta fold hydrolase, which translates to MAQLTGTGQVETFRKQCRHFSSARTGNPTDRQTRSTLRPVLKSSLLAIASGLSLLLSSWLTRPAHSAEQVIVNLGNFEIALAVDDLETYANTGEVRGGLKLYSRFLGETGMAELRQFLQRRFEVDPVVISQLLYSSLGEETLRRLGAVVRTDTRQNGFSAIRAAAILAANQPDGLSIIGWLRQYPSYSIRLNARQLLELRQQFSTQIDYRDAVVRAINEAAAAEALQSPLPTTVGLPDPGQPGPYGVDSRTLEFSRDRQTLLGDRVPRPFRVLLRLPRGLAQPAPVVVISHGLGSTPEAFAYLGDHFASHGFVAILPQHIGSDESRRTSALAGVLTSPVTPVEFVDRPLDITYVLDTLGELADADPELTGRMNLQRVAVLGHSFGGYTALALAGASLNTGDLFQQECARPQARLDVSLVLQCAASRLPPYTYTLRDPRVQAAIAVSPLTNPVFGPQGLGQIQVPVMLMSGSNDFIASAVPQQIHPFLWLTTPKKYLAVMVPSSHTFADNTPSSSSTLDTVSLLLSGPSPRLGQEYVRELSLAFLQTHLNNQPAYEAFLTAAYAASISEEPLDLRLVRSLSAEQLEQAFGGPPPIPFVPEVTAQLPGDRPGSVLEAIAQSGVLRAAVQPNSPPFGVVNSTGELSGYCVDLLNGLTQQLQAQLGRPIRLDLSTADVTKRFELVQTGAVQIECGPNTLRSDVEGVLFSAPFFLTGVQLLTDTNTASQFNPSGTLAGARIGVLRDTVTEQVIRQRYPAAQIVALRGAGARTVGFQALRSGAIDLFAGDGVLLLGEALQSSSSLSEAGYTLLPPEPLSCDPYAMLLSATDSAWRNTVNTFLTSQPARQVGDRWFTQDLRPYLFLTLDRCVAE; encoded by the coding sequence ATGGCGCAACTCACAGGCACAGGGCAAGTCGAAACTTTTCGCAAGCAGTGCAGACATTTCTCGTCTGCTAGGACAGGCAATCCGACGGATCGCCAAACCAGATCCACGCTCCGCCCTGTGCTGAAGTCTTCCCTGCTGGCGATCGCCTCTGGGCTGTCTCTCCTGCTCTCAAGCTGGCTCACCCGTCCTGCCCATAGCGCCGAGCAGGTCATCGTCAACCTGGGCAACTTTGAGATTGCCCTCGCCGTAGACGATCTGGAAACCTACGCCAACACGGGCGAAGTGCGCGGCGGGCTAAAGCTCTATTCGCGGTTTTTGGGCGAAACGGGCATGGCAGAGCTGCGCCAGTTTCTCCAGCGGCGGTTTGAGGTCGATCCGGTCGTGATTTCGCAACTGCTCTATTCCTCGCTGGGCGAAGAGACGCTGCGGCGGCTGGGTGCGGTCGTGCGGACTGACACGCGGCAAAATGGCTTTTCCGCTATTCGCGCAGCGGCAATTTTGGCAGCCAATCAGCCAGATGGGTTATCGATCATTGGCTGGCTGAGGCAGTATCCGTCCTACAGCATCCGTCTGAATGCACGCCAGTTGCTAGAGCTGCGGCAGCAGTTTTCTACCCAGATTGACTATCGGGATGCCGTTGTGCGGGCAATTAACGAAGCCGCCGCCGCAGAAGCGCTCCAGTCGCCGCTGCCTACAACAGTGGGCTTGCCCGACCCCGGACAGCCGGGCCCTTATGGCGTGGATTCGCGCACGCTGGAATTTAGCCGCGATCGCCAAACGCTCCTGGGCGATCGCGTGCCCCGTCCGTTTCGCGTGCTGCTGCGGCTGCCCAGAGGGTTGGCTCAGCCCGCACCCGTCGTCGTCATTTCCCACGGGCTGGGGTCTACGCCCGAAGCCTTCGCTTACCTGGGCGATCACTTCGCCTCGCACGGGTTTGTTGCCATTTTGCCGCAGCACATCGGCAGCGACGAAAGCCGCCGCACCAGCGCCCTGGCGGGCGTGCTGACTAGCCCCGTCACCCCGGTCGAATTTGTCGATCGCCCGCTGGATATCACCTACGTTCTGGATACCCTGGGCGAACTGGCAGATGCCGACCCAGAGCTGACCGGGCGCATGAACTTGCAGCGAGTCGCCGTGCTGGGGCATTCCTTTGGCGGCTATACGGCGCTGGCGCTGGCGGGTGCCAGTTTGAACACGGGCGATCTGTTCCAACAAGAATGCGCCCGACCCCAGGCGCGGCTGGATGTGTCGCTGGTGCTGCAATGTGCGGCCAGCCGTCTGCCGCCCTATACCTATACGCTGCGCGACCCGCGAGTGCAGGCGGCGATCGCCGTCAGCCCGCTGACCAATCCCGTCTTTGGCCCGCAAGGATTAGGGCAAATCCAGGTGCCCGTGATGCTGATGAGCGGCAGCAATGATTTCATCGCTTCTGCTGTGCCACAACAGATCCACCCGTTTCTCTGGCTCACCACGCCCAAAAAATATCTGGCGGTGATGGTGCCCAGCAGCCACACCTTTGCCGATAACACGCCCTCTTCGAGCAGCACGCTAGACACCGTGAGCCTGCTGCTGTCGGGGCCGTCGCCGCGCCTGGGGCAAGAGTATGTGCGCGAGTTGAGTCTGGCTTTTTTGCAGACCCATTTGAACAACCAGCCCGCCTATGAAGCCTTCCTCACGGCGGCCTACGCAGCGTCGATCAGCGAGGAGCCACTGGACTTGCGACTGGTGCGATCGCTCTCCGCAGAGCAGCTAGAGCAAGCCTTTGGCGGGCCGCCACCGATTCCCTTTGTGCCAGAGGTGACCGCGCAACTACCGGGCGATCGCCCAGGCTCAGTGCTGGAGGCGATCGCTCAGTCGGGCGTGCTGCGGGCGGCAGTGCAGCCCAACTCCCCGCCCTTTGGTGTGGTTAACAGCACCGGAGAACTGTCGGGCTATTGCGTGGACTTGCTCAACGGCCTAACGCAGCAGCTCCAGGCGCAGCTCGGTCGTCCCATTCGCCTCGACCTCAGCACCGCTGACGTGACCAAGCGCTTTGAGCTAGTGCAAACAGGTGCCGTGCAAATCGAGTGCGGGCCAAACACGCTGCGCTCGGATGTCGAAGGCGTGCTGTTTTCTGCCCCGTTTTTCCTGACGGGCGTGCAGCTTTTGACCGACACCAACACCGCCAGCCAGTTCAATCCTTCGGGCACGCTGGCAGGGGCCCGCATTGGCGTATTGCGCGACACCGTGACCGAGCAAGTGATCCGGCAGCGATATCCAGCGGCGCAAATTGTGGCGCTGAGAGGGGCAGGGGCACGGACGGTAGGCTTTCAGGCGCTCCGGAGTGGGGCGATCGACCTGTTTGCAGGCGATGGCGTGCTGCTGCTGGGCGAGGCGCTGCAAAGCAGCAGTTCTCTGAGCGAGGCAGGATATACGCTGCTGCCGCCGGAGCCGCTGTCTTGCGACCCTTACGCTATGCTGCTGTCCGCCACCGATTCTGCCTGGCGCAACACGGTGAATACGTTCCTCACCAGCCAGCCCGCTCGGCAAGTGGGCGATCGCTGGTTTACACAGGATTTGCGGCCTTATCTGTTCCTCACGCTCGATCGCTGCGTCGCAGAGTAG
- a CDS encoding CPBP family intramembrane glutamic endopeptidase encodes MHRLAYLPFPLRIGSLLLVLLGLWLPYVVLVYALVNDANTISILVMPVLFGLFFGLLWAWGRWVYGRRGGFAHYGLVGTRAMGRDLLQGLGMGFGSLMFLFGLMSVLGWATWRSPSLPIPRLLLEGLGVGLGYGLAEETVFRGWLLDELERDYSPKTALWANALTFAVLHFIRPLNEVIATSPQFFGLVLLGLLLVWAKRQTGRIGLSIGLHGGMVWGYYLVNVGSLIRYTGQAPEWMTGINQNPLAGVLGFLCLGGLALSVRSRAFHQSSK; translated from the coding sequence TTGCATCGCCTCGCCTACCTACCCTTTCCGCTCCGCATTGGCAGTCTGCTGCTGGTGCTGCTGGGCCTATGGCTGCCCTACGTCGTGCTGGTCTATGCCCTTGTAAACGACGCAAACACGATTAGCATTTTGGTAATGCCTGTGCTGTTTGGGCTGTTTTTTGGGCTGCTGTGGGCGTGGGGGCGCTGGGTGTACGGGCGGCGGGGCGGATTCGCCCACTATGGACTGGTGGGCACGCGGGCAATGGGTCGAGATCTGCTGCAAGGACTAGGCATGGGCTTTGGCAGCCTGATGTTTTTGTTTGGGCTGATGAGTGTGCTGGGGTGGGCTACGTGGCGATCGCCCTCTCTTCCAATTCCACGCCTTCTGCTAGAAGGGCTGGGCGTGGGGCTGGGCTATGGACTTGCCGAAGAAACCGTCTTTCGCGGTTGGCTGCTGGACGAACTAGAGCGCGACTATTCTCCCAAAACCGCGCTCTGGGCCAACGCGCTCACCTTTGCCGTGTTGCACTTCATCCGCCCGCTGAATGAGGTGATTGCCACCTCGCCGCAGTTCTTTGGGCTAGTGCTGCTGGGGCTGCTGCTGGTGTGGGCCAAGCGGCAGACGGGGCGGATAGGCTTGTCGATCGGGCTGCATGGTGGCATGGTCTGGGGCTATTATCTGGTGAATGTCGGCTCGCTGATTCGCTATACAGGACAAGCGCCCGAATGGATGACGGGTATCAACCAAAATCCGCTGGCGGGCGTGCTGGGGTTTCTCTGTCTGGGCGGGTTGGCGCTCAGCGTGCGATCGCGCGCTTTCCATCAATCTTCTAAATAA
- the sipA gene encoding regulatory protein SipA, with protein MAELDRADEKGFQVGDRVRAIALPAYLKTAEPMPMLRPPDLIKVGEEGIVLDRRPGGYWGVRFGRGAFLLESQYLEKVSE; from the coding sequence ATGGCAGAACTGGATAGAGCTGACGAAAAGGGGTTTCAGGTGGGCGATCGCGTGCGGGCGATCGCGCTGCCTGCCTACCTCAAAACCGCGGAACCCATGCCCATGCTGCGTCCACCCGACCTGATCAAAGTGGGCGAAGAAGGCATCGTGCTAGATCGCCGCCCCGGTGGCTATTGGGGCGTTCGGTTTGGGCGTGGCGCGTTTTTGCTGGAAAGCCAGTATCTCGAAAAGGTGTCTGAATAG
- a CDS encoding SAM-dependent methyltransferase, whose product MTKPVSSVERQTLQSDAIANPGATRAIADWSKLPSGERYLYRLFSLIDAADFTVVNPAGQEFRFGQAGASEPLRLIIHNPGTYDRVLSFGTLGFCEAYMEGWWDEANNNLVELIGLFYRSNVYAKASSKVTLPLLFKVLTQRLKTVPVLIQNSRKNVQHHYDVGNDFYQLFLDPTLTYSCGYRRQEGDSLETMQLQKYELICKKLGLKAGETLVDIGCGWGGMLIYAAERYGVSGTGITLSVEQAKLAQERIEQRGLGDRIKIEIADYREFHGQFDKFVSIGMFEHVGKGSFATFMQQANALLKPGGAGLLHTIVTQSNERNGAWVDKYIFPGGYAPQLHELTQELWAAKLAVAHCENLKPHYAETMKRWAANLVRNRDAIRALGDAYDEKFLRMWYLYLQSFEASFRYGSLHVYQLLFYKGKPWPLPMPLDFSW is encoded by the coding sequence ATGACAAAACCCGTTTCTTCGGTCGAACGTCAGACCTTGCAGTCCGACGCGATCGCCAACCCAGGCGCGACAAGGGCGATCGCCGACTGGAGCAAGCTGCCCAGCGGAGAGCGCTACCTCTACCGGCTCTTTAGCCTGATCGACGCGGCCGACTTTACCGTGGTCAACCCGGCGGGGCAAGAGTTTCGCTTTGGGCAGGCGGGCGCATCAGAGCCGCTGCGGCTGATCATCCACAATCCCGGCACCTACGATCGCGTCTTGTCCTTTGGCACGCTGGGCTTTTGCGAAGCCTACATGGAAGGCTGGTGGGACGAGGCGAATAACAACCTGGTGGAGCTGATTGGCCTGTTTTATCGCAGCAATGTCTATGCCAAAGCCAGCAGCAAAGTGACGCTGCCGCTGCTGTTTAAGGTGTTGACTCAGCGCCTCAAAACCGTGCCCGTGTTGATTCAAAACAGCCGCAAAAACGTGCAGCATCACTACGACGTAGGCAACGACTTTTACCAGCTATTTCTCGACCCTACGCTTACCTATTCCTGTGGCTATCGCCGCCAAGAGGGCGACTCGCTGGAAACGATGCAGTTGCAAAAGTATGAGCTAATTTGCAAAAAGCTGGGGCTAAAAGCTGGCGAAACCCTGGTGGATATTGGCTGCGGCTGGGGCGGCATGTTGATCTACGCAGCGGAGCGCTACGGCGTGTCAGGGACGGGCATCACCCTTAGCGTAGAGCAGGCGAAGCTGGCGCAGGAGCGAATCGAGCAGCGGGGGTTGGGCGATCGCATCAAAATTGAAATCGCTGACTACCGCGAGTTTCACGGCCAGTTCGACAAGTTCGTCAGCATCGGCATGTTTGAACATGTCGGCAAGGGTAGCTTTGCCACCTTTATGCAGCAGGCTAACGCGCTGCTGAAACCCGGCGGTGCCGGACTGCTGCACACCATCGTCACCCAGAGCAACGAGCGCAACGGAGCCTGGGTAGACAAGTACATCTTCCCCGGTGGCTATGCGCCCCAACTGCATGAGCTGACTCAGGAGCTATGGGCAGCCAAGCTTGCCGTCGCCCACTGCGAAAACCTCAAGCCCCACTATGCCGAAACGATGAAGCGCTGGGCCGCCAACCTGGTTCGCAATCGAGACGCGATTCGCGCATTGGGCGATGCTTATGACGAGAAATTTCTGCGGATGTGGTATCTCTACCTGCAATCTTTTGAGGCCTCGTTCCGCTACGGCAGCCTGCATGTCTATCAACTGCTGTTCTACAAGGGCAAGCCCTGGCCGCTGCCTATGCCGCTCGATTTCAGCTGGTGA
- a CDS encoding peptidylprolyl isomerase: protein MTQLPKRSFTRWLKAGAVSLLMTLLLVGWGTAHSNLAAIALPQGNAITDGRAILRYALPINNKPVRQLQTLLEDLSTPLRISRTSLNAINPKLSQMERILNTKQKEILASVPGDRQAAAGLLITQLEMGINAMRSAVEENNKAALWEKRSELLDMVGQLEELMVAQFPYEVPEEYSNLPQLKGRATISIKTDKGDMVAVVDGYNAPVTAGNFVDLVQRGFYDGLKFTRAEDFYVLQIGDPPGPEDGFIDPKTKQERKIPLEVMVQGDKAPTYGITLEDAGRYLDQPVLPFSAFGALGMAHPDSDPNGGSSQFFFFLFEPELTPAGLNLLDGRYSIFGYVVEGKEVLEKLKAGDAIRSMKVTSGLENLVEP, encoded by the coding sequence ATGACTCAACTGCCCAAGCGTTCCTTCACCCGCTGGCTGAAAGCCGGAGCCGTTTCTCTACTGATGACGCTGCTGCTGGTGGGATGGGGAACTGCCCATAGCAACCTAGCGGCGATCGCCCTCCCGCAGGGCAACGCCATCACCGACGGACGCGCCATTTTGCGTTACGCGCTGCCGATTAACAATAAGCCTGTGCGCCAGTTGCAAACGCTGCTCGAAGATTTGTCCACGCCGCTCCGCATCAGCCGCACCAGCCTCAACGCCATCAACCCCAAGCTGTCGCAGATGGAGCGGATTCTAAATACCAAGCAAAAGGAAATCCTGGCTAGCGTGCCGGGCGATCGCCAAGCGGCGGCTGGGCTGCTGATCACCCAGTTGGAAATGGGCATCAACGCCATGCGGAGTGCCGTTGAAGAAAACAACAAAGCTGCCTTGTGGGAAAAGCGCTCCGAACTGCTCGACATGGTGGGGCAGCTTGAGGAGCTGATGGTCGCCCAGTTCCCCTACGAAGTGCCGGAGGAATACAGCAACCTACCCCAGCTCAAGGGCCGCGCCACCATCAGCATCAAGACTGATAAGGGCGATATGGTGGCAGTGGTGGACGGCTACAATGCGCCAGTCACAGCAGGCAACTTTGTCGATCTGGTGCAGCGCGGTTTCTATGACGGGCTAAAGTTCACCCGCGCTGAAGACTTTTACGTGCTGCAAATTGGCGACCCGCCAGGGCCCGAAGATGGCTTTATCGACCCCAAAACCAAGCAAGAGCGCAAGATTCCCCTGGAGGTGATGGTGCAGGGCGACAAGGCCCCCACCTACGGCATTACCCTGGAAGATGCAGGCCGCTATCTGGATCAGCCCGTGCTGCCCTTCTCTGCCTTTGGCGCACTCGGCATGGCCCACCCCGACAGCGACCCCAACGGCGGCTCCTCCCAATTTTTCTTCTTCCTGTTTGAACCCGAACTCACCCCCGCCGGGCTAAACCTGCTAGACGGACGCTACTCCATCTTCGGCTACGTCGTCGAAGGCAAAGAAGTGCTGGAAAAACTGAAGGCAGGCGACGCAATCCGGTCGATGAAGGTGACTTCGGGCTTGGAAAATTTGGTGGAGCCGTAA